A region from the Lentimonas sp. CC4 genome encodes:
- the murI gene encoding glutamate racemase — protein MSSSAPIGILDSGMGGLSVLREIRRELPDESLLYVGDSAFCPYGGKTTEVIIERVRHLSDWLIARGAKLIVIACNSATIAAVETLRAELLIPIVGMEPGLKPACALSKSRVVGVLATETSLAGEKFHRLLNHHATGDIKVITRPCPRFVELVEAGMLTGPEVQAAVEETILPLLQAGADTLVLGCTHYPFLAPVIREVAGPEMQLIDTGAAVARRVRQQLEHYQLLTTRPEENCQLFSTDQNGSMEPAHGWSPYL, from the coding sequence TGCGGGAAATCCGTCGCGAGTTGCCTGATGAGTCGCTGCTCTACGTCGGCGATTCCGCGTTTTGCCCCTATGGCGGGAAGACCACAGAGGTCATAATCGAGCGGGTTCGCCATCTCAGCGACTGGCTAATTGCGCGTGGAGCCAAGCTCATCGTTATCGCCTGCAATTCCGCCACCATCGCCGCTGTCGAGACACTGCGCGCCGAATTACTCATCCCCATCGTCGGCATGGAGCCCGGATTAAAGCCCGCCTGCGCACTCAGCAAGAGCCGCGTCGTCGGCGTGCTGGCGACTGAGACTTCGCTCGCTGGAGAGAAATTCCACCGACTCCTCAATCACCACGCCACTGGCGACATCAAAGTCATCACCCGTCCCTGCCCGCGTTTCGTCGAGTTGGTCGAGGCGGGTATGCTCACTGGCCCAGAAGTCCAAGCGGCGGTGGAAGAAACCATCCTGCCCCTGTTGCAAGCAGGCGCCGACACACTCGTGCTCGGCTGCACGCATTATCCCTTCTTGGCACCTGTCATCCGTGAAGTCGCCGGCCCAGAGATGCAGCTCATCGACACCGGTGCAGCCGTGGCACGCCGAGTGCGCCAACAACTGGAGCACTATCAACTGCTCACCACAAGGCCTGAGGAAAACTGCCAGCTGTTCAGCACAGACCAAAACGGGAGCATGGAACCCGCTCACGGATGGTCGCCCTATTTGTAA